A part of Tachyglossus aculeatus isolate mTacAcu1 chromosome X3, mTacAcu1.pri, whole genome shotgun sequence genomic DNA contains:
- the LOC119948801 gene encoding extensin-like produces MRPPRSETRPLQLGLALRTSGPAPYSLGYALRTAGHAPYRPGPGPRSSGHAPYRRGHAPRTEGRAPYRLGHSLRTEGHAPYRAGHAPCTLGYALRTAGHAPYRPGHAPYRLGYAPRTATPSAQRDTPPKGREKPPLCKARHAPYRPGHAPALQAEARPHTERNHAPHTLGYALRTAGHAPYRPGHAPYSQGYALRADTPSTHRDTPPTGRDTPPHCKARHAPYKPGHAPYRLGYALRTAEHAPYSLGYALRAAGHAPFSLGHAPPTAGRAPYSVGYALRAATRPLQTRTLPPHSGTRPLQAGTRPRTAGQGTSPAQWDAPPTGRDTPPTAWDTRFVQRGRDTPSARWDTPSALRDTPPTGRDTTPHCRTGHAPPHSGTRPLQAGTRPRTAGQGTSPAQWDAPPTGRDTPPTAWDTRFVQRARDTPPTGRDTPRTAGQGTPPAQRDAPPTGRDTPSARWDTPSALRDTPPTGRDTPPHCRTGHAPPHRGTRPLQAGTRPLQPRIRAWCSETRPLQTRTIPPHCSPGHAPYRPGHAPCALGHALRTAGHAPYGQGHAPCTLGHAPRTAGHAPYSLGYALRTAGHAP; encoded by the exons ATGCGCCCTCCGCGCAGCGAAACACGCCCCCTACA ACTAGGACTCGCCCTCCGCACATCAGGACCCGCCCCCTACAGCCTAGGATACGCGCTCCGCACagcgggacacgccccctacagGCCGGGACCCGGGCCCCGCAGCtcgggacacgccccctacagACGAGGGCACGCCCCCCGCACAGAGGGACGCGCCCCCTACAGGCTAGGACACTCCCTCCGCACAGAGGGACACGCCCCCTACAGGGCGGGACACGCCCCCTGCACGCTAGGATACGCCCTCCGCACagcgggacacgccccctacaggccgggacacgccccctaccgACTAGGATACGCCCCCCGCACG GCTACGCCCTCCGCCCAGAGGGACACGCCCCCTAAAGGCCGGGAAAAGCCCCCGCTCTGCAAGGCAAGACACGCCCCCTACAGGCCGGGACACGCCCCCGCACTGCAGGCCGAGGCACGCCCCCACACCGAGAGAAACCACGCCCCGCACACACTAGGATACGCCCTCCGCACtgcgggacacgccccctacaggccgggacacgccccctacagCCAAGGATACGCGCTTCGCGCA GATACGCCCTCCACACaccgggacacgccccctacagGCCGGGACACGCCCCCACACTGCAAGGCACGACACGCCCCCTACAAGCCGGGACACGCCCCTTACAGACTAGGATATGCCCTCCGCACAGCGGAACACGCCCCCTACAGCCTAGGATACGCGCTTCGTGCAGCGGGACACGCCCCCTTCAGCCTAGGACACGCCCCCCCAACAGCGGGGCGCGCCCCCTACAGCGTAGGATACGCGCTTCGTGCAGCGACACGCCCCCTACAGACTAGGACACTCCCTCCGCACagcgggacacgccccctacagGCCGGGACACGCCCCCGCACTGCAGGACAGGGCACGTCCCCCGCACAGTGGGACGCGCCCCCTACAggccgggacacgccccctacagCCTGGGATACGCGCTTCGTGCAGCGAG GCCGGGACACGCCCTCTGCACGCTGGGACACGCCCTCCGCACtgcgggacacgccccctacagGCCGGGACACGACCCCTCACTGCAGGACAGGGCACGCCCCTCCGCACagcgggacacgccccctacagGCCGGGACACGCCCCCGCACTGCAGGACAGGGCACGTCCCCCGCACAGTGGGACGCGCCCCCTACAggccgggacacgccccctacagCCTGGGATACGCGCTTCGTGCAGCGAG cccgggacacgccccctacagGCCGGGACACGCCCCGCACAGCAGGGCAGGGCACGCCCCCCGCACAGCGGGACGCGCCCCCTACAGGCCGGGACACGCCCTCTGCACGCTGGGACACGCCCTCCGCACtgcgggacacgccccctacagGCCGGGACACGCCCCCTCACTGCAGGACAGGGCACGCCCCCCCGCACAGAGGGACGCGCCCCCTACAGGCCGGGACTCGCCCCCTGCAGCCTAGGATACGCGCTTGGTGCAGCGAGACACGCCCCCTACAGACTAGGACAATCCCTCCGCACTGCAgcccgggacacgccccctacagGCCGGGACACGCCCCCTGCGCGCTAGGACACGCCCTCCGCACagcgggacacgccccctacGGGCAGGGACACGCCCCCTGCACGCTAGGACACGCCCCCCGCACagcgggacacgccccctacagCCTAGGATACGCCCTCCGCACAGCGGGACACGCCCCCTAA